A genomic region of Aspergillus oryzae RIB40 DNA, chromosome 1 contains the following coding sequences:
- a CDS encoding uncharacterized protein (predicted protein), with protein MKLNLIALTSLVALTAAQSTDSTSDSATGTTVAPSATVSLSPQQSCAKKCDATDLCCIAGCFEVPCPNDSQANDTNTCVAACPQGSGTPSDTERYAACQSSCYSSHFFPITATGNSGASKTSASNSDATTTGTGKDSSSTGSSESSGSRSSGSKSSGTGTSTGAAATGTETNAASVAKLQMGVSAAGIAGLALGIWAL; from the exons atgaagctcaaCCTCATTGCTCTGACTTCTCTGGTCGCCTTGACCGCGGCCCAGTCGACTGACTCTACGTCGGACTCTGCCACCGGCACCACTGTTGCTCCTTCGGCGACTGTCAGCTTGTCTCCTCAACAGTCCTGCGCTAAGAAGT GCGACGCAACCGATCTGTGCTGCATTGCTGGATGCTTCGAGGTCCCCTGCCCCAACGATTCTCAGGCTAACGACACCAACACTTGCGTCGCCGCCTGCCCCCAGGGCAGTGGCACCCCATCTGACACTGAGCGCTACGCCGCCTGCCAGAGCTCCTGCTACAGCAGCCACTTCTTCCCTATCACTGCCACGGGTAACTCTGGAGCCTCCAAGACCTCTGCCAGCAACTCTGacgccaccaccaccggtaCTGGCAAGGACAGCTCTTCCACTGGTTCCAGCG AATCCTCCGGCTCCCGTTCTTCGGGCTCCAAGTCTTCTGGCACTGGTACCAGCACTGGTGCTGCTGCCACCGGCACCGAGACCAATGCTGCCTCCGTTGCCAAGCTTCAGATGGGTGTGTCTGCCGCCGGTATTGCGGGTCTCGCTCTCGGTATCTGGGCTCTGTAA
- a CDS encoding uncharacterized protein (calcium transporting ATPase) — protein MATLMDQRLDTNYNMVFTHSTENVPSASLRYDDVSLSEALAPDPQYERDFEVIDNKFAFSPGQLNKLLNPKSLAAFHAVGGLGGLERGLQTDLAAGLSVDEDRLSEYVTFDDATKCAFSKLDSQPRLLNADSQTPIVQSSSSQFFDRFRIFGRNTLPEPRSKSFLKLLWDAYNDRIIILLTIAAVISLSLGVYEAASGQSQVDWIEGVAVCVAIIIVVAATAGNDWQKERQFAKLNRRKIDRDVRAIRSGRPLMVHISDITVGDILHIEPGDSPPADGVLVSGHGIKCDESSATGESDHMEKVSGHEVWYSIIDGTATRELDPFIISGSKVLEGVGTYLVTSVGCYSTNGRIMASLQTESEPTPLQVKLARLAGWIGWLGTRCEDPTQDENRLLIETHSAALLLFFVLLIRFLVQLPDNDASPSEKGQEFMDILIVAVTVIVVAIPEGLPLAVTLALAFATTRMLKENNLVRVLRACETMGNATVICSDKTGTLTQNKMTVVVGFLGANERFDQQPTESGSPSTSPTILETLKLFPTIFKKLLIDSIALNSTAFEEELDGGREFVGSKTEIALLQFAKDYLHMTDLTEERANAHIEHVFPFDSSRKAMGVVYRAGPTGYRLLVKGASEVMLNTSTQTITTGPSSKSQIATEPISDGARQVILDTINDYARKSLRTIGVVYTDLLDWPTGLSRDSGKGLPDFESLLRDMTWVGAFGIHDPLRPEVSGAIKTCHSAGVQVKMVTGDNINTASAIASSCGIKNGDGIVMEGPEFRKLTEKQMDAIIPRLQVLARSSPDDKRMLVKHLKRLGETVAVTGDGTNDGPALTSADVGFSMGISGTELAREASSIILLDDNFKSIVTAMAWGRAVNDAVAKFLQFQITVNITAVCLTVVTAIYSNSNESVLKAVQLLWVNLIMDTFAALALATDAPTEKILQRPPVPRNAPLFTVTMWKMIIGQSIYKLAVCFTLYFAGDHILGYDTRIHQKQVELDTIIFNTFVWMQIFNELNNRRLDNKFNIFEGVHRNYWFMGINVLMIGGQILIIFVGGAAFGVTPLDGVQWAICIGCSIFCIPWAAVLKLFPDRYVAVGLDISVKVIAFLAYPIRKLYQVISRGLSMVGMVVGGQWQSLKSILMRMVKNSRSGGDEEKGQSTGQA, from the exons ATGGCCACCTTGATGGACCAGAGACTTGATACTAATTATAATATGGTGTTTACACACAGCACCGAGAACGTCCCGTCAGCTAGTCTTCGATACGACGATGTCTCTCTGTCCGAAGCCTTGGCCCCTGATCCACAATATGAGCGTGACTTTGAAGTCATTGACAACAAGTTTGCGTTCTCACCCGGACAGCTGAACAAGTTGCTGAATCCCAAATCCCTTGCCGCCTTCCATGCTGTAGGAGGCCTTGGCGGTCTAGAGCGTGGTCTTCAAACTGACCTTGCGGCTGGACTTTCTGTGGATGAGGACAGACTTTCGGAATACGTAACATTCGACGACGCAACGAAGTGTGCCTTCTCGAAGCTAGATAGTCAGCCACGACTATTGAATGCGGATAGCCAGACGCCTATTGTGCAGAGTTCTTCATCCCAGTTCTTCGACAGGTTTCGGATCTTTGGCCGCAATACATTGCCTGAACCCAGAAGCAAAAGTTTTCTCAAACTACTCTGGGATGCATACAATGATAGGATCATTATCCTGTTAACTATTGCGGCCGTTATATCACTATCGCTGGGCGTATACGAGGCGGCTAGCGGACAGTCTCAGGTGGATTGGATTGAGGGTGTCGCCGTATGTGTCGCTATTATAATTGTGGTGGCTGCCACAGCTGGCAATGACTGGCAGAAGGAGAGGCAATTTGCCAAGTTAAACAGACGA AAAATTGACCGCGATGTTCGCGCGATCCGCTCAGGGCGGCCACTTATGGTACACATCTCCGACATCACAGTCGGGGACATCCTACATATTGAACCTGGGGATTCACCACCGGCCGATGGGGTCCTCGTATCTGGTCACGGAATCAAATGCGACGAGTCGTCAGCGACAGGGGAATCTGACCACATGGAAAAGGTCAGTGGTCATGAAGTATGGTATAGTATCATCGACGGAACCGCTACTAGGGAGCTAGATCCGTTTATCATTTCCGGAAGTAAGGTGCTTGAGGGGGTGGGAACATACTTGGTCACTAGTGTTGGTTGCTACTCCACTAACGGAAGGATTATGGCATCTCTGCAAACAGAGAGTGAACCAACACCCCTTCAGGTCAAGCTGGCTAGATTGGCGGGGTGGATAGGATGGCTTGGAACAAGGTGCGAGGATCCCACTCAAGATGAGAATCGCCTACTAATAGAAACCCACAGCGctgctttgcttcttttctttgtccttttgATCAGGTTCCTAGTGCAACTACCTGATAACGATGCTTCCCCAAGTGAGAAAGGCCAAGAATTTATGGATATTCTCATTGTCGCTGTTACAGTTATTGTGGTTGCCATACCGG AGGGATTACCCTTGGCTGTGACTCTTGCCTTGGCTTTCGCTACGACTCGTATGCTCAAAGAGAACAATCTTGTCCGAGTGCTGCGTGCGTGTGAGACTATGGGCAATGCTACCGTGATATGCTCTGATAAGACTGGAACACTCACGCAGAACAAGATGACGGTCGTTGTGGGATTTCTCGGTGCCAATGAACGTTTTGACCAGCAACCAACTGAGAGTGGCAGCCCGTCAACGTCTCCTACAATACTAGAGACACTAAAGCTATTTCCTACTATTTTCAAAAAGCTGCTAATAGATAGTATCGCCTTGAATTCGACAGCCTTCGAGGAGGAGCTAGACGGTGGACGTGAATTTGTTGGAAGCAAGACAGAAATTGCTCTCCTTCAGTTTGCAAAAGACTATTTACACATGACTGATCTTACTGAGGAACGAGCGAATGCCCATATTGAACATGTATTTCCCTTTGATTCTAGCCGCAAAGCAATGGGGGTTGTATATCGTGCTGGACCAACTGGATATCGATTGCTTGTTAAGGGGGCGTCCGAGGTCATGCTCAACACATCAACTCAAACAATAACTACTGGACCGTCCTCCAAAAGCCAGATAGCGACTGAACCCATTTCCGATGGCGCTCGCCAAGTCATCTTGGATACAATCAATGACTATGCACGGAAGTCCCTACGCACAATTGGGGTCGTCTACACTGACCTCTTAGACTGGCCTACCGGTCTCAGCAGAGATAGCGGAAAGGGCTTGCCCGACTTTGAGTCATTGCTTCGAGATATGACATGGGTTGGGGCTTTTGGAATCCATGATCCATTAAGACCTGAAGTCTCTGGGGCAATCAAGACGTGCCATTCAGCAGGTGTCCAAGTAAAAATGGTCACAG GTGATAATATCAATACAGCCTCGGCCATTGCTTCCTCCTGCGGTATCAAAAACGGCGACGGAATTGTCATGGAGGGCCCAGAGTTCCGAAAACTGACAGAAAAGCAGATGGATGCCATTATTCCACGGCTGCAGGTGTTGGCCCGCTCGTCACCCGACGACAAACGTATGCTCGTCAAGCATCTAAAACGTCTTGGTGAAACGGTTGCAGTAACAGGCGACGGGACGAATGATGGACCTGCTTTGACGTCCGCCGATGTAGGCTTTTCAATGGGTATCAGCGGAACGGAATTAGCGCGTGAGGCGAGTTCTATCATCCTTTTGGACGATAACTTCAAGTCTATCGTGACGGCTATGGCATGGGGTCGGGCTGTCAACGATGCTGTCGCTAAGTTCTTGCAG TTCCAAATCACCGTCAACATCACTGCTGTCTGCCTTACGGTGGTAACAGCAATCTACAGCAACTCCAACGAAAGTGTGCTGAAGGCCGTCCAGCTACTGTGGGTGAATCTGATCATGGACACCTTTGCTGCTTTAGCGCT AGCAACCGATGCGCCCACAGAGAAAATTCTACAGCGACCTCCAGTCCCAAGAAACGCTCCTTTATTCACAGTGACAATGTGGAAGATGATAATCGGGCAATCGATATACAAACTGGCTGTCTGTTTCACCCTATACTTCGCGGGTGATCATATCCTAGGTTATGACACGCGCATCCACCAAAAGCAAGTAGAGCTCGATacaatcatcttcaatacTTTCGTTTGGATGCAGATATTCAATGAACTCAACAACCGCCGTCTAGACAACAAGTTCAACATATTTGAAGGTGTCCATCGGAATTACTGGTTCATGGGAATCAACGTGTTAATGATCGGCGGGCaaatcctcatcatcttcgttgGAGGAGCTGCCTTCGGTGTCACGCCGCTGGATGGTGTTCAATGGGCTATATGCATTGGATGCTCCATCTTTTGCATACCATGGGCTGCCGTGCTGAAGCTCTTTCCGGACCGCTACGTTGCGGTCGGGCTGGATATCTCGGTGAAGGTGATAGCTTTTCTAGCTTACCCTATTCGGAAGCTATACCAGGTTATTTCTCGTGGTTTATCTATGGTCGGCATGGTCGTTGGTGGGCAATGGCAAAGTCTTAAGTCCATATTAATGCGCATGGTGAAAAATAGCAGATCCGGtggcgatgaagaaaaaggccaGAGTACTGGACAAGCGTGA
- a CDS encoding uncharacterized protein (predicted protein), translated as MDYLSQEILQIIITHLLVVPPIKHPTAWEPQPVPKVAQYATISRNWQYAVERFTMADIKKYSSDLDMLRHVFSTPRRRKLLRKLEYEIDLPTYSKNRILCLERRRESKANDEAFNRGVIDLFDEMSSWETQGMDLTLTASSPMDRHRRSSELGCGLSDKRWSFEDNYLTLDNEVSLPQLTFVGGLTIANARRSLHPSAIGKIISSLPSLERLTMELNAPKAKRVEMQNEHRISLANALESPSLSNLRTLNIYIEQDIPYNHNFKNQPTDPQYPDGDVLNIAIRKLAENTHLRTLNLTGWWLVSPALFDTDKTFPYLQKVQIQGALITYDGRWYYSGNPTNVEASYDPIRYGADDEDSSDSDSNSSFNSEFQDSLPEHREALLNGERPYHMWRTQPDLQMFDPLMKVMATAILRMPRLRTFSFSIGWSYMDENAILFEYLKPGEKPESFEYRPHELDMTRCYVTPMPEVRWEVPGDVATLWKEAVGDKGVVAVEPY; from the exons ATGGACTATCTTAGTCAGGAAATTCTGCAAATAATCATCACGCATCTCCTCGTAGTACCTCCTATCAAACATCCCACAGCATGGGAGCCCCAACCAGTTCCAAAGGTGGCCCAATACGCGACGATCTCGCGCAATTGGCAATACGCCGTGGAACGTTTCACAATGGCAGACATCAAGAAATATAGTTCCGATCTGGACATGCTCCGGCATGTATTCTCCACTCCGCGACGAAGAAAATTGTTGCGAAAGCTGGAGTATGAAATCGATCTGCCAACCTACAGCAAGAACCGCATATTGTGTCTTGaaagaaggagggagagTAAAGCCAATGATGAAGCCTTCAATCGGGGTGTCATAGACTTATTTGACGAGATGTCCTCTTGGGAGACACAGGGCATGGATTTGACACTTACTGCATCGTCGCCTATGGATCGTCATCGGCGATCTTCTGAGCTTGGTTGTGGGTTGTCAGATAAGCGATGGAGCTTTGAAGATAACTATCTTACGTTGGACAATGAGGTGTCTCTGCCTCAGTTAACGTTTGTTGGAGGGTTGACCATTGCCAATGCACGACGCTCGCTGCATCCTTCGGCTATTGGGAAGATTATCTCGTCACTACCTAGTCTGGAACGGTTGACTATGGAGTTAAATGCACCCAAAGCTAAGCGTGTAGAAATGCAAAATGAGCATAGAATAT CCCTTGCAAATGCATTGGAATCACCGTCACTGAGTAACTTGCGAACACTGAATATCTACATCGAGCAAGACATTCCATACAACCACAATTTCAAGAACCAACCTACCGACCCTCAATATCCAGACGGAGATGTTTTGAACATCGCCATTCGCAAACTGGCTGAAAACACCCATTTAAGAACCCTAAATCTCACAGGGTGGTGGCTAGTCTCGCCAGCGCTATTCGACACAGACAAAACATTCCCATATCTCCAGAAAGTGCAGATTCAAGGAGCGCTTATCACCTACGACGGCAGATGGTATTACAGTGGCAATCCTACCAATGTCGAAGCGAGTTATGACCCCATTCGGTATggtgccgacgatgaagattCTTCTGACTCGGACTCCAActcttccttcaattccGAGTTCCAAGACTCCCTGCCTGAACACAGAGAGGCTCTTCTGAATGGTGAAAGGCCCTACCATATGTGGAGGACACAGCCCGATTTGCAGATGTTCGATCCTCTCATGAAGGTGATGGCTACTGCGATACTCAGGATGCCTCGATTACGaactttctccttctccatcggGTGGAGTTatatggatgagaatgctATCTTATTTGAGTACTTGAAGCCTGGAGAGAAACCCGAGTCTTTTGAGTATCGACCACACGAATTAGATATGACTCGGTGCTACGTAACCCCCATGCCCGAAGTAAGGTGGGAGGTTCCCGGTGATGTTGCGACTCTGTGGAAGGAAGCTGTGGGGGATAAAGGTGTCGTTGCTGTTGAACCTTACTAG
- a CDS encoding ADP-ribosylglycohydrolase family protein (predicted protein), which translates to MPPSLTSRALGSIWGVCVGDALGGPVQFMDPGAFEPITGLEYVQPFQQPAGSYSDDGSMTLALAQSIIDSHGQYNHALSIQYFVDWFTTGRFSTIDRAWDVGASTRSALQSWRKRGTSDLQRVQDVINQKLDVEQSSGNGSLMRIAPIGLALWRDPGEARRVAREQSRVTHPVLGCLEACEVYTLLICGVLSGMLFSFFFWFDFVFFAFYPLVLVWGFHVCLRFSL; encoded by the exons ATGCCACCATCCCTAACCTCCCGTGCCTTAGGCTCCATATGGGGAGTCTGCGTCGGCGACGCACTAGGCGGGCCAGTGCAATTCATGGACCCAGGCGCCTTCGAGCCCATCACCGGTCTAGAATACGTGCAACCCTTTCAACAGCCCGCAGG ATCCTACTCCGACGACGGTTCCATGACTCTAGCCCTAGCGCAATCCATCATTGACTCGCATGGCCAATACAACCATGCCTTGTCGATCCAGTATTTCGTAGACTGGTTCACCACCGGCCGGTTCAGCACGATCGACCGCGCCTGGGACGTCGGTGCCTCGACACGCTCTGCGCTCCAAAGCTGGAGGAAACGGGGCACGAGCGATCTTCAACGTGTCCAGGATGTAATCAATCAGAAGCTGGATGTGGAGCAAAGCTCAGGGAACGGGAGCTTAATGAGAATTGCCCCCATTGGACTAGCTTTGTGGCGCGATCCGGGGGAAGCGAGAAGAGTCGCTAGAGAGCAGAGTCGGGTTACGCATCCTGTGCTGGGTTGTCTGGAGGCTTGTGAGGTTTATACGCTTTTGATTTGTGGGGTTTTGAGTGGTatgcttttttctttctttttctggttcgattttgttttcttcgctttttaTCCTCTGGTTCTGGTATGGGGTTTCCATGTTTGTTTGCGGTTTAGCCTTTGA
- a CDS encoding uncharacterized protein (predicted protein) — MKSAQYVPQLVASLSPTPTIEIRLTSKQTVFTTGETLQGELVLYRRNAPQSARVSITLIGRTSTTVTKTTPFPNSGSIVDYTFLQMHHIETQGSCHDYRIFPFSFLIPGALPSDPCFEHIPPGTAAHHGKNHLQLPPSVDYNSDKYCPEMCNIIYYVHAEVDIGNQRLHATRQIQLLPLYPEQPPRLWPEGEGSEIQMADSTGLRTSLLGAKTGHVTVRAREAKPLYLPPDQRHGSTMAPIRFDLSLESVLPEPTLPDSCQVKVTLEAVTYFTLLPMDQLPNWQSTVNGQGQFFRASVCSWKNKSVGLQWIEKADYSHTTSIVVPIPVSGDVAIVPTFRHCYVAREYFAKVEVTVGYSRTLRVKVPIQIYNSLEC; from the exons ATGAAGTCGGCCCAATATGTTCCTCAACTCGTCGCAAGCCTCTCTCCTACGCCTACAATAGAGATCCGTCTAACCAGTAAACAAACAGTCTTCACAACCGGCGAAACACTCCAGGGCGAACTGGTCCTTTACCGAAGAAATGCTCCCCAAAGCGCTCGCGTCTCCATAACATTGATTG gaagaacatcaacaactgTAACCAAGACCACGCCCTTCCCCAACAGTGGCAGTATAGTGGACTACACCTTTCTCCAAATGCACCACATTGAAACCCAGGGATCATGCCATGATTATCGCATCTTCCCTTTCTCATTTCTCATCCCTGGTGCTCTTCCATCCGACCCATGCTTTGAGCATATTCCGCCTGGAACGGCTGCTCATCATGGAAAGAATCATCTCCAGTTACCCCCGAGCGTGGACTATAACTCGGATAAATACTGTCCTGAGATGTGCAATATTATCTACTACGTCCATGCCGAGGTCGACATCGGCAATCAGCGGCTTCATGCCACACGGCAGATCCAGCTCCTCCCTCTGTACCCTGAACAGCCACCTCGTCTGTGGCCAGAGGGGGAAGGTAGTGAGATCCAGATGGCCGATTCAACAGGGCTTCGGACGAGTCTCCTGGGTGCGAAAACGGGGCACGTCACGGTGCGTGCGCGAGAGGCAAAGCCGCTCTACCTACCTCCGGATCAACGTCATGGATCAACTATGGCTCCTATCCGCTTCGATCTCAGTCTTGAAAGCGTCCTTCCGGAGCCCACTTTGCCAGACAGTTGTCAGGTAAAGGTCACTTTGGAGGCTGTGACGTATTTTACTTTGCTGCCAATGGACCAACTGCCGAACTGGCAGAGCACAGTTAACGGACAAGGACAGTTTTTTCGGGCGAGTGTGTGCTCGTGGAAGAATAAGTCCGTTGGTCTGCAGTGGATTGAGAAAGCAGACTACTCTCACACTACTAGTATTGTCGTGCCAATACCGGTATCTGGCGATGTGGCTATCGTCCCGACCTTCCGCCACTGTTATGTAGCCAGGGAATATTTTGCGAAAGTTGAAGTGACAGTGGGTTATTCAAGGACGTTGCGAGTGAAAGTGCCCATTCAGATCTATAATTCACTCGAATGTTAA
- the mph1 gene encoding 3'-5' DNA helicase (DEAD-box like helicase), giving the protein MTSRNQTDQPPIGEQVWSPPQKDEPPTQHKLDHDALSTWVYPTNLGKTRDYQFNIAQKGLFHNLLVALPTGLGKTFIAATIMLNWFRWTESAQIIFVAPTKPLVAQQISACFGIAGIPRSQTTMLTGEAAPGIRAEEWQNKRVFFMTPQTLINDLKSGIADPKRIVLLVVDEAHRATGGYAYVEVVKFLRRYNQSFRVLALTATPGSTVESVQAVIDGLDIARVEIRTEQSLDIREYVHSRNTEVQTFKNSEEMVLCMDLLSKTLQPLVDQLRTLNAYWGRDPMMLTAFGLTKSRQQWMASDAGRNAHFGLKGKVNAIFTVLASLAHAIDLLKYHGITPFYRHLLHFQSNTEGQKGGKYQRQVVQDESFKKLINHLQPWTKNPEFIGHPKLEYLKSVVLNHFMDAGEGSNGEASDSQSSTRIMIFVHFRDSAEEVTRVLKRYEPMIRPHVFVGQSSAKGSEGMGQKTQLDIVQKFKKGTYNTIVATSIGEEGLDIGEVDLIVCYDSSASPIRMLQRMGRTGRKRAGNIVLLLMEGKEEESYIKAKDNYEKMQQMIASGSRFTFHDDISPRILPAGIRPVADKRHIDIPDENAEQSLPEPKRRGRAPKRPPKKFHMPDNVETGFTKASSLTAGPKSKAEKSRKPRTPTPEPVEIPALEEVVLTSAQQRELEQHYRNIGAASPQFIRNPRNDAFPRLQLVARPTKVVKHGSLTRRMIGTLQKMNNVGPDCGDRFKKILALESARQGDSVIPNRSPRHERRRRLSKTKPRYNHLSTSVDKETLSTEDSQLVTPEHLLSSVVKGQKQQPFYSSQRSKDDDSDDNFDPPDLATLLTRSAERNNAHKTSRFVVSDDSDD; this is encoded by the coding sequence ATGACATCCCGAAACCAAACAGACCAACCGCCTATTGGAGAGCAGGTATGGTCTCCACCACAAAAGGATGAGCCCCCGACGCAGCATAAGCTAGATCACGACGCTCTTAGTACCTGGGTCTACCCAACGAACCTTGGGAAAACGAGAGACTATCAATTCAATATCGCTCAAAAAGGGTTATTTCACAACCTGCTTGTAGCACTCCCCACGGGTCTAGGAAAGACTTTTATCGCTGCGACAATTATGCTCAACTGGTTTCGATGGACCGAAAGTGCCCAAATTATTTTCGTAGCACCCACAAAACCTCTTGTGGCTCAGCAAATCTCCGCCTGTTTTGGTATAGCAGGAATTCCACGGTCCCAGACAACCATGCTCACCGGCGAGGCTGCACCGGGTATTCGAGCAGAAGAATGGCAAAATAAGCGGGTGTTTTTTATGACCCCACAAACCCTGATCAATGATCTCAAGTCCGGCATAGCAGACCCAAAACGGATTGTCctgcttgttgttgatgaagcACATCGCGCTACAGGTGGCTATGCGTACGTGGAAGTTGTGAAGTTCCTTCGCCGATATAACCAGAGCTTCCGTGTCCTGGCTCTGACGGCGACTCCAGGCTCCACGGTGGAGTCTGTTCAGGCCGTCATCGATGGACTTGATATTGCCAGGGTCGAAATACGCACGGAACAATCTCTCGATATCCGGGAGTACGTTCATTCGAGGAACACCGAAGTCCAGACGTTCAAGAACTCTGAGGAGATGGTACTCTGTATGGACCTTCTATCTAAAACGTTACAACCGCTTGTCGACCAGCTCCGCACCCTCAACGCGTATTGGGGAAGAGACCCAATGATGCTCACTGCATTTGGGCTCACTAAGTCTAGACAACAGTGGATGGCTTCGGATGCCGGTCGAAACGCACACTTTGGACTCAAGGGCAAGGTCAACGCAATATTCACCGTTCTCGCCAGCTTGGCACATGCTATCGATCTTCTCAAGTATCACGGAATTACGCCCTTCTATCGTCACCTCTTGCACTTCCAGTCCAACACAGAGGGCCAGAAAGGTGGCAAATACCAACGACAAGTTGTTCAGGATGAGAGCTTTAAAAAGCTTATAAATCATCTTCAGCCGTGGACCAAGAATCCGGAGTTTATCGGGCATCCAAAGTTGGAATATCTGAAATCGGTTGTTCTGAATCATTTTATGGATGCTGGTGAAGGGTCCAATGGAGAAGCAAGTGACAGCCAGTCATCCACGAGAATTATGATTTTTGTACACTTCCGGGACAGTGCCGAAGAAGTGACGAGGGTGCTGAAAAGATATGAGCCCATGATCCGGCCTCACGTTTTCGTTGGGCAATCCAGCGCGAAGGGGTCTGAGGGCATGGGCCAAAAGACCCAACTTGATATAGTGCAAAAGTTCAAAAAGGGCACGTACAATACAATTGTCGCAACCTCCATTGGCGAGGAAGGTTTAGATATCGGAGAAGTCGACCTCATCGTATGTTATGACTCTTCTGCATCGCCTATTCGGATGCTTCAGCGGATGGGACGTACGGGACGAAAGAGAGCTGGAAACATCGTCCTCCTCCTTATGGAGGgcaaggaggaagagtcgTACATCAAAGCCAAGGACAACTATGAGAAGATGCAACAAATGATTGCTAGTGGATCCCGCTTTACCTTTCACGATGATATCTCCCCCCGTATTCTGCCTGCGGGGATACGGCCGGTAGCGGATAAGCGCCATATTGATATCCCAGACGAAAATGCGGAACAGAGCTTACCAGAGCCAAAAAGACGAGGACGAGCTCCTAAAAGGCCACCGAAGAAGTTCCACATGCCTGACAATGTCGAAACCGGCTTCACTAAGGCTTCATCCCTAACAGCGGGACCCAAATCAAAAGCTGAGAAGAGTAGGAAGCCTCGGACGCCGACCCCGGAGCCGGTGGAGATACCGGCTCTTGAAGAAGTTGTACTGACCTCGGCACAGCAAAGAGAGCTGGAGCAACACTATCGCAATATTGGGGCCGCTAGCCCACAATTCATCCGCAACCCTCGCAATGATGCATTTCCTCGCCTCCAGCTCGTCGCAAGACCTACCAAGGTCGTGAAACACGGATCTTTGACACGTCGTATGATTGGAACATTGCAAAAGATGAATAACGTTGGTCCGGATTGTGGAGACCGCTTTAAGAAGATTCTTGCCCTGGAATCAGCTAGGCAGGGCGACTCGGTGATCCCTAATCGGTCGCCTCGTCATGAGCGTCGTAGAAGACTATCAAAAACTAAACCCCGTTATAACCATTTATCCACATCGGTAGATAAGGAGACATTGTCTACTGAGGACTCTCAACTGGTGACCCCGGAACATCTATTGTCTTCTGTTGTGAAGGGCCAGAAACAGCAGCCGTTTTATTCGTCCCAAAGGAGCAAGGATGATGACTCGGACGATAACTTCGATCCCCCTGACCTCGCTACCCTTCTTACTCGAAGCGCTGAGCGCAATAATGCACATAAAACAAGTCGATTCGTTGTCAGTGATGACAGCGACGACTAA